The DNA region CCGTGGAGCTGCTGCGGCAGTACCCGGACTGCAAGGTGGCGGCCCTTGATTTCACCCTGCCCATGCTTGAGAACGGCAAGGCCAAGAAATTGAGGCACGGCCGTGAAGAGCGCATCTTTCCGGTCCAGGCGGACGGCCGCAACCTGCCCTTGCCGGACGAATGCATGGCCGCGGCCACCATCGCTTTCGGCATCCGCAACATCCTGCCCCGCGCGGAGGCCTATGCCGAGTTCCTGCGGGTTCTCAAGCCCGGAGCGCGGCTGTGCATCCTTGAATTCGGCACCGGGTCCAAGCGGGTCTGGAAGGGATTGTACAATTTCTACCTGGACAAGGTCCTGCCGTTTATCGGCGACCGCATTTCCGGCGATCCCGTCGCGTACCGTTATCTGGCCGAGACCATAAAAACGTTTCCCGACGAACGGGCCCTGGGGTTGGAACTGCTTGAAGCGGGTTTCGAGCGGGTCTACAACGTGCCCATGATGTCCGGCATCGTCTACCTGCACGTGGCGGAAAAGCCATCCGGCGAACCGGCCTCGGAGCCGGTCGCGAACGAGCCTGCGATTCCCGCGAAAAAGGCCCCCACCCCCAAATCCCCGGCAAAGGGGGCTTCCTCGGAGAAGGTCTCCGTAAAGAAGGCGGCCCCGAAACGGTCCGCGTCGAAGACGGCGAAGGCCTCCCCGGGAAAGAAGAAGGCGCCGAAAGGAACGGCCGTGGGGAAATCCGCGAAAAGGGGGTAGCGTGGCGGAATGCCGATTTCCGGGGAACGCCCCGGGGGTTCTGGACAGCCCGCCCGTTATGGGGATAAGGAGCGGCCGAACGAGATGATCAGCAGGCCGAGAATGATGGCCACGAGGCCGACGAAGCGCAGGAATTTGGGCGGCTGGACAGCCAATCGCGCCAGCAGTCCGGGCATGCGCTCGGCGAACAGGAAGTAAAGGACGCCTTCGAGTACCAGGGCCAACCCCATGGCGGCGAAGAGCAGCGGCCAGTCGATGTTCATGGTGTGCAGTAAGCCACAGAACCCGGTTGGTGTCCACCCATGGAATAAAGGAGTACGGAATGGATATGGTTAATTTCGAGCGGTTGCAGGCCAAAGAGGATGCCATCGCCGTGATCGGTTTGGGATATGTCGGCCTGCCCCTGGCTGTGGCGTTGGGCCGTCATTTCAAGGTGATCGGCG from Desulfovibrio sp. Huiquan2017 includes:
- a CDS encoding ubiquinone/menaquinone biosynthesis methyltransferase — protein: MARPECASHTGASTHAEHGKRVADMFGRIAGWYDFLNHALSGGQDIYWRYRLARAARPEPGGMVLDLAAGTMDVSVELLRQYPDCKVAALDFTLPMLENGKAKKLRHGREERIFPVQADGRNLPLPDECMAAATIAFGIRNILPRAEAYAEFLRVLKPGARLCILEFGTGSKRVWKGLYNFYLDKVLPFIGDRISGDPVAYRYLAETIKTFPDERALGLELLEAGFERVYNVPMMSGIVYLHVAEKPSGEPASEPVANEPAIPAKKAPTPKSPAKGASSEKVSVKKAAPKRSASKTAKASPGKKKAPKGTAVGKSAKRG
- a CDS encoding DUF2065 domain-containing protein, which gives rise to MNIDWPLLFAAMGLALVLEGVLYFLFAERMPGLLARLAVQPPKFLRFVGLVAIILGLLIISFGRSLSP